A DNA window from Synchiropus splendidus isolate RoL2022-P1 chromosome 2, RoL_Sspl_1.0, whole genome shotgun sequence contains the following coding sequences:
- the LOC128754517 gene encoding GTP-binding protein Rhes-like, translating to MSLEVKEKTQVRLVFLGAAGVGKTALIQRFLLDKFEPKHRRTVEELHSKEYDIGGVKVTVEILDTSGSYSFPAMRKLSIQNSDAFALVYAVDDPESLEVVKSLRDEILEIKEDKFTPIVVVGNKVDQEETRQVSSEDVLSTVEMDWNNSYVEASAKENSNVVEVFKELLQQANLPSRLSPALRRRRETFPNEENFRPPMNKTNSCILS from the coding sequence ATGTCTCTcgaggtgaaggagaagaccCAGGTGCGACTGGTGTTCCTCGGGGCGGCGGGAGTGGGCAAGACAGCGCTGATCCAACGCTTCCTCCTGGACAAATTCGAACCCAAACACCGGCGAACGGTGGAAGAGCTGCACAGCAAGGAGTATGACATCGGCGGAGTCAAAGTCACCGTTGAGATCTTGGACACCAGCGGCAGCTACTCCTTCCCAGCCATGCGCAAACTCTCCATCCAGAACAGCGACGCCTTCGCTCTGGTGTACGCCGTGGACGACCCcgagtccctggaggtggtgaagagtCTTCGGGATGAGATTCTGGAGATCAAGGAGGACAAGTTCACCCCCATCGTGGTGGTGGGGAACAAGGTGGATCAGGAGGAAACGCGGCAGGTGTCCAGCGAGGACGTGCTGTCCACCGTGGAGATGGACTGGAATAACAGTTATGTGGAGGCTTCTGCCAAGGAGAACTCCAACGTGGTGGAGGTGTTCAAGGAGCTCCTGCAGCAAGCCAACCTGCCGAGCCGCCTCAGCCCGGCCCTGCGCCGACGCAGGGAGACCTTCCCCAACGAGGAGAACTTCCGGCCGCCAATGAACAAGACCAACAGCTGCATTCTCTCATGA
- the LOC128753885 gene encoding phosphoribosyl pyrophosphate synthase-associated protein 1-like yields the protein MPIRRFGGHRSLVSHAPKLSYGYSKMNISRGGYRVFSANSTAACMELAKTITERLGVELGKSVVYQEANAETRVHVEESVRGQDIFIIQTIPKDVNTAIMELLIMAYALKTSCANNIIGVIPYFPYSKQCKMRKRGSIVCKLLASMLAKAGLTHIITMDLHQKEVQGFFSFPVDNLRASPFLIQYIQDQIPDYRNAVIVAKSPAAAKRAQSYAERLRLGLAVLHGEANHSESDMADGRQSPPQTRTTTGHTGLELPMMMAKEKPPITVVGDVGGRIAIIVDDIIDDAEDFVAAAEILKERGAYKIYVMATHGLLSAEAPQLIEESAIDEVVVTNTVPHEVQKLQCPKIKTVDVSMILAEAIRRIHNGESMAYLFRNITVDD from the exons ATGCCCATAAGGCGTTTCGGAGGTCATAGGTCATTGGTCTCCCACGCTCCGAAGCTGTCGTATGGTTATTCCAAGATGAACATCTCCAGAGGTGGCTACCGTGTGTTCTCTGCCAACTCCACCGCCGCCTGCATGGAGTTGGCCAAGACTATCACAGA GCGTCTCGGAGTGGAGTTGGGCAAGTCGGTGGTGTATCAGGAGGCGAACGCTG AGACCAGAGTTCATGTGGAAGAGTCGGTCCGTGGACAAGACATCTTCATCATTCAAACCATTCCCAA AGATGTCAACACAGCCATCATGGAGCTGCTCATCATGGCATATGCTCTGAAGACATCTTGTGCCAACAACATCATTGGAGTCATTCCGTACTTTCCCTACAGCAAACAGTgcaagatgaggaagagaggcTCCATTGTCTGCAAGCTACTGGCCTCCATGTTGGCCAAAGCTG GACTCACTCACATCATCACAATGGACCTGCATCAGAAGGAAGTTCAGGGCTTTTTTAGCTTCCCTGTTGACAACCTGCGAGCTTCGCCCTTCCTCATCCAGTACATCCAGGATCAG ATACCTGACTACCGGAACGCTGTCATTGTAGCCAAGTCACCAGCAGCTGCAAAGAG AGCTCAGTCCTACGCTGAGAGGCTGCGGCTGGGGTTGGCGGTTTTGCACGGCGAGGCCAATCATTCCGAGTCAGACATGGCTGACGGAAGACAGTCCCCCCCACAAACCCGCACCACCACCGGACACACTGGCTTGGAGCTGCCCA TGATGATGGCGAAGGAGAAGCCACCGATCACTGTGGTTGGGGACGTGGGAGGAAGAATTGCCATCATTGTC GATGACATCATCGATGACGCAGAGGACTTCGTAGCTGCTGCAGAGATCCTGAAAGAGCGAGGAGCGTACAAGATCTACGTCATGGCCACACATGGGCTGCTGTCTGCTGAGGCCCCCCAGCTCATAGAGGAGTCTGCCATCGACGAG GTGGTGGTGACCAACACCGTCCCGCACGAGGTGCAGAAACTGCAGTGTCCCAAAATCAAAACGGTGGACGTGAGCATGATCCTGGCCGAGGCCATCCGCCGCATCCACAACGGCGAGTCCATGGCTTACCTCTTCCGCAACATCACCGTGGACGACTGA
- the LOC128754588 gene encoding bMERB domain-containing protein 1-like: MMEKQRSCHRYGSVESSEWKRGDAQPDRVPPPEDDVVSMADSTITVDDIEGELLKIERIRDVLVRRESELRYMMDDIQLCKEITRLKKELHKLVSVPDTHKSNEDRQKEEELLEKIHKLVETRDFLVDDVEFERLREKEEDKEMADFLKSKFPRNNRKTGLPTRRAPQAPPFNNSALSLLKECCGFTCSVM; this comes from the exons ATGATGGAGAAGCAGCGATCGTGTCACCGGTACGGATCCGTTGAGAGCAGCGAGTGGAAGCGAGGCGACGCGCAGCCAG ATAGAGTCCCTCCTCCAGAGGACGATGTGGTGTCCATGGCCGATTCGACCATCACCGTGGATGATATCGAGGGGGAGCTCCTGAAAATTGAGCGGATCAGGGACGTGTTGGTGCGGAGGGAGTCCGAGCTCCGATATAT GATGGATGACATACAGCTGTGCAAGGAGATTACGCGACTGAAGAAAGAACTCCACAAACTCGTCTCAGTACCAG ACACACACAAGTCTAATGAGGACCGACAAAAGGAAGAAGAGCTCCTGGAGAAGATTCACAAGCTGGTGGAGACCAGAGACTTCCTGGTGGATGATGTGGAGTTTGAGCGTCTCAG agagaaagaggaagataaaGAAATGGCAGATTTTCTGAAGTCCAAATTCCCTAGGAACAACAGGAAGACAG GTTTACCAACAAGACGAGCTCCGCAGGCGCCTCCCTTCAACAATTCTGCTCTGTCCTTGCTGAAGGAGTGCTGCGGCTTCACTTGTTCGGTCATGTAG